In Rattus rattus isolate New Zealand chromosome 9, Rrattus_CSIRO_v1, whole genome shotgun sequence, a genomic segment contains:
- the Ccl1 gene encoding C-C motif chemokine 1, whose translation MKLLNMVLMCLLVAAMWLQDVDSKSMHVVSSRCCLNTLKNKIALRFIKCYKEIGPSCSYYPAVIFRLVKGRESCALTNTTWVQDYLKKVKPC comes from the exons ATGAAACTCCTCAACATGGTACTGATGTGCCTGCTGGTGGCTGCCATGTGGCTACAGGATGTGGACAGCAAGAGCA TGCATGTGGTCTCCTCTAGATGCTGCTTGAACACCTTGAAGAACAAGATTGCCCTGAGGTTTATCAAGTGTTACAAAGAGATTGGCCCCAGCTGTTCTTACTACCCAGCTGTAAT ATTCAGGCTGGTGAAAGGTAGAGAAAGCTGCGCCTTAACTAACACCACGTGGGTTCAAGATTACCTGAAGAAGGTGAAGCCCTGCTAA